In Anopheles ziemanni chromosome X, idAnoZiCoDA_A2_x.2, whole genome shotgun sequence, the genomic window GCGGCCAGCATCGCGATCGAGCCCCAGCTGAACGCGTCGCTCGAGCTGGTCATCTTGTACAGCGTCTTACCGGCCTGTATGGCAATGAAGGAGGGCGGTGCGACGCCGAGGAATGTGCCGAGGGCGAACGGGTACAGTGGTACGCCGATCACCGGTGCGACCAGGTTGATGAACCAGTTCGGCAGGAACGGCGTCATGCGCAGGAACAGCATGTAGCTGAGCAGGTCGTCCCGGTGGCGGTCGACCTGCTGCGCCCAGTGGTGGGCCCGTTCCGGGAAGTAGTACTTCACCAGCCGCCGGCCGACCAGCTGCGAAAGCAGATAGCACAGGGTGGCCCCGAGGGCTGAGCAGAAGCAGACAAGCGTGAGCGCAACCGGAAAGCTGTACAGGAACCCGCTCAGTATCGATAGGAACAACGAACCGGGAATGGCAAACGTTTGCAGGCTGTATGGCAGACCGGAAAAGAGATAAATAGAGAAAGAAATAAGCGACATGGGAGTGGAGGAAAGGTAGCATCGCGGAGCAGAGACGAGCGCAAAAGTTGAGCAGGCCAAAgggttgatcgaatgttgtAGTGCACCTCGTAAATGAAgtagaagcaataaaaaaggaattaaCAATCGACTTAGGGAAGCTGCATTCACTTCGTTTGTTCaagttggtttattttaaaataaagctGTGTCATGTCAGATTCTAGTATGGATAAGAATTCCATAAAAGTTGTGAGGCATTTGAATAATCAATTCTTGCGCTGATTTTACAAACGAAGAATTTGAAGAGATGTTTTGATTTGCTGACTTAATACAAATTatgattaaaaaaacacaacgttgTTTCAAATACGATAGAAACATATCAAATGTTACTAAAAAATGAGGAAATCGAATAGGATCAAAATAAATCTTGTTAATCacaatatttgaaaatattcagcAGATTAAGGTTATGTTGCTTGGTTTATCGGgtcttcaaaaacaaaaactaaactaaGTGCTTCTATtcatacaatatttttaaatttgtatgtATTCCATAAATGCCCATcgatatcaaacaaaaaacggtaACATTTAAAGCCATCtagttttaatgtattttttggTAAACATTCCTTAATCATTCCTAAacaaagtgaagaaaacaataaaaaaggaattatATGTGTGAAGGTTAACCGGTATGatggtttacaatattttgGGATGCTTTTCTGTACAGCTCAATTGTCttgtgaaaacataaaaatctaaAATACGACAATTTAAATAGTGATAATTTAGATAAAGAACGAGTGTCTGGAATAGCGTTTCGAATTGCTTGAACagaaacttttgttttatcgCTTGAAAAGTATAAAAGGCCATCGGAGAGTTTCGTGCCAACTACTTACAATATGTACACCAGAATGATGCCGAACATGACCTCGAGATTGTACAGATCCTTGTATCGATCGAGGACTCGACCGAGCTGCTTGGCATCATCGATATCGAACGGCACCTTGAGGTATTGCTTCTCTGACCTAGAAATGAGACATAACCAAACGAGATCAGCGCAACGAGCACGGCTAACCCCACGGACGGCAAACTTGCATCCAACTTACTCGTCCAGCTCCGGGAACATGGCATAAACGTACAGCATCGCGAACAGGCTGGTGAGAAAGATTGCCACCAGGATGATCAGCGACTGCCGGGCGGAGCGATCTTCGTCCCGCGCGGGGTGACTCTTTGCCCCCGCGACCAATCCGTTGGCCTCCTTGCCCGATTTGCCGTTTTGCGTGACTTGGGCCGGCTTGTGCTGCTGGTTGTTGTTGTCACCGTACGGCGCCACTGTTACACGTCCGTTCGTTCCGGATGCCATCTTAGCTTAGCTCAGTAGTATACCGGCACAGTTCCTGTCCCCGCCGTTGCACCCTGTGGCATTAGATGGGGAGGCGCCTGCTCACGAGGTGTCCACCGTCTGCGTTTTGCGCGCGCGTGGACATTGTGTAGACAGTACAGATGAACAGATAGGTGACGACACAACGCGTGGGACATCCCCGCGATTAGCCGAGACGACACAATATGGAACGTTGTGCAGGCGAGTGAGAGAAGCAGGTTCAGCACCACCCACGGAAGGaacaataaaagaagaaaaagcatcAAGTCAATAGATAACCAACAACACACGACCTAGGGAAGAAGATGCTCTCtacagttggttgaaaattgTCATCCGATAGTGACGACGCTCATGCTGATGAGAGCGAATGACGGAGCGTTATTCTATCATCCTATAGGTCTCGTGGATTTGCGAGCGCCTACGATTCACCAGCGTGGTGTGAACATGCGCCACCTGATTCAACGCGGTTCATCAACTCATAAAAAAACTGCTTTCTACCAGTTCTGTATGGGTAATCACTTGCTATATACcttattttcatcatcaaatCTGCACGCTGGTACGATCTGCTTACACGCGGTGGGAGATACAGGATGTTGCATAATAATGGATCACAATAAAACACACTTAATAGTTGAAAGAACTATCGAATTAACTTTGAAAATCTTTCAAACCTAGTTAGAAATTTAGAAATTTTCGAACAATTTCTTGTCGTCAATAATCTTGTGCAATTGTGTTAACTATCGTTTATGATGATTTTATACTGCTTTATGAGTTATTCTGAAAAATTCAGCTCATTTTCCTGGTAGGTGTATAGATTGTTTTCTTCGCATAACTAAAAAAttgacaattttttttgttcaaaaaatTTGCTCGCGCCTATTAGAGTACCCCTTGATCGTTTTCTGCATTATGTTTCTCTTCCTCTTAACTGAACTGCGCCTTTATAACATTGATGATTTTTGGcatgaaaaaaattatctaaaaAACATTAATCTACTTAAATACAAAGTTTCGCCTAATGAATCATTATACCATACTCTTCTCCACAATAACGCGTAGATGTACATATATAATATGTAACACGGGTGTTACGAACGCGTGAGTTAAATGCATATcatgttcgtttttttccccgatgCCTCATTCGAATATAGAGAATTTTACCTTCACGAGGTCGCTCAGCTGATGCGCGATGGGCTGCGGCTTTGTAATGTATCCAAAGGCGTTTGCTATTGCGTAGGTTCCGATGCGTGAAGGGCACCGATGGTCTGATTTGCGGTTGACGACAAAAAGGTGCAAATACTCCGCTTCGCTTctggcacaaaaaaaaattgtatttaccGCTGCTACTATCTCAACGATGACTGATATTTATGGCTGAAATAAACACAAATGAATGCTTGTTAGTCATTTAGCCGACCCtcctaacatattttgatATCTACCTTTGCCACCCGCCCGCTGTCGCGGCCTCGGTCCACtccgtttctttttgttataCGCACGTGTCGTCCTTGTACCGCAATTACACCCCACCACATACAACAGGGAAGTGGCTGAAGTTTCGGGCAGCAGAAGTACTCAAAGGGAAGGTGATGAGGACTCGGTTGCGAAGTTACGTAGCTCAAGGCtcgaaaaacaagtttttcgcTGCTTTGACGTGTTGCAGCGGGGGTTGCGGAATGCAATATACTACGTTTGGGGTGAAGATCGCGTTATTTGGAGCCGTTCTTTGTGTCGTTTGCTCACAAGCTAAACACACAACAGGAACCAGAACAACGCAACGAAACGAGGAACAATTGTTTCTCTTCTTGGCAAAATAGTAATGCACTTTTTCACGAAACACAAAGGGTATCGATATTCATGTTGCGGTTTTCAGGCTACCCCGTCGTCAGCCGAATCCTCGTACTTAATGGCGCAATGTGCAATCGCGTTTTATTGATGTACACTGCCGGACAGTCGATTGTGAAAATGATTTACAAAAGGAAACAATGGTTGACAGTAGTACGATTGATTGAGCTAGACGCAGGTGCGAGTTGAACCCACGGCGGCAGATTAGTTTTTCGCAAATAGACACCgaacacacaacaaaaacataaactacGCCTTAAAAAACGATGGCACATGCATATGGTGCACTGCAAGAATCgtaggaaatatttttcaatcaccAATGCACCATCGCAGTCGCGGTTTTCTGACAACTGCTAACCGTTTTGCGACTGACATCCGTCATCGAAGGTTGTAGAACAGATGACGCTGTATACCAGATCGTAAGGTGCTTATAAGCTAGGTAAGATAAAGGGTTGTAGAACAGAATGGCgtatgaaaatttcaaatatttcattaTGTATTGTTTATACAGTTTACTAccgtttaaaaaacaaactttgttCATCAATTAGAGTAATTTACCGAGCCATATGATAACCGACTATGCGAAATATGAAATCAATAGCATGAATTCCTGTCTACGGTTATCTCTACGGATCTGATCCAGAGTTATTATCAGGATTTTATACTGGTTATTGAAAATATCAATGATGTTTATCTCGACTGTGCTGTGGAGGCTTCTTTTCGGATTTGGTGTTCTAAATATTGCAGAATGATTGTAAAACTTTGAGTATATTGTCAAAAATacgtatatttttaattagcaTACTAAACAAAATTGCGGTTTTATATGCAAAATTATTCTGTTATGACGGCCCGAGTATACAGTAAATAAATGtcttttaaaaaacatttcctaACAAAGCTGCATCATGAGGCAGAGATATATCCATGTGCACTTTCAGCAGCCAACCATTTCGTTAATTTGGAATGTTCCTAATGCCTGCCTGCTGGAAAAAGTTTCACCTTCACACAGGGTGCCGTTTGCTTTGGCGCATGCTTCCATCTCGAAACAAGCATCATAAGTTGCCTATCAATAATCTGTTGTATGATAACCAAATAGTGTTTTCAAACTGCTTTGGAGTTTCCCCGGCGACTACCTCGTCTGCATGAAAATGCCCCTAAAACTGATTTTTCTTGCGTTTTTCAACGCGCTTTTGGTGGTGCAGATCTTGTACATACTTAAAGTAGGTGAATAGTTCGTCAAACTTTACTTTGCTCTGACTTTCGTTGGTAGACTTCGAGCTGCTCCGCAGGCATGTGGAATAAGACAGATGATGACAAAATAGGGATTAATAGTTTGTCCAGATGAGttgacagagaaaaaaaacttacatTTTATTCGGCTGTCCCCAATAGTTGGGTACGCATTGAAGCCGATTGTTCAACAGATGAAACGCTTCCGTTTGAGGCAGCAACATCAGGATACCGTACAGTGCCCGCGATAGATGCTGGGCGTTTGCATTGTCATTCGAATGTGAAATCAATGCCAACCGAAGTGCTAAAAGGgacaaaatgtaaaatgtatattgttttcattGTTGAATTCAGTTATGTATACAATTCTCCAGCCTTGCTTACATGCAAATATTGGCGATTCGATGAGCTGAACCATCTTGTCTATTTCCACCAAAAAGTCGACGGTTATTTCAATATCAGcacttgaaaagaaaatagttaGATGTTAGAATGTATATATTATATGCAAACCTGTAATTGCTGCAATCTAATAACGTTTGCCCATAGCTTGTAACCTAGacattatataaaaaaaatcgaacaacTTACAACAGAGTAACAATCTCGGACACGTGCTGGTAGCACTGAGCTAGAAGACACAGAGACAACGTCGATACTGGGCAGTGTGCCCAACATTTGTAAAGACACTCGAACAGGGAGGCAGATTTCTacgatagaaataaaaaatataagaataaaaaaatccaataGTTAATGCATGTAGTCCGATTGCTGACCTCGTTCCGTATATCGTGGAGCATGTTGCGCAGATCAAACAAATCAGACGTTGTAAGTAGAATCATGTTAAGCGTCCGCACCATGGTCGAGGCAATCTTGAGGTTGATGCGCTCCTCGAGCAAAATTTCGGCAAACGTGCGGTAAATGTATTCGGCGTTCAGTAGTCGACACAGCTGGCGAATAATCAGAGTGCCCCGCTTTTCCAGGAAGGTGTTGTTTTCGCTGAACAGATTGAGCAGTTCCACGAGAAACTGTCTGTATTGCGTTTGATCAAAGTCGTTGCCCTTTACGGTGGCCGAGTTGACAATTTCCGCCAGCACGACTATGGCCTGCAACACCACTTCATCCGAGCTGTCCGACAGACAGTCACGCAGGAGCACCGGAAACAGCTTGTTCGCATGTTCGGACATCTCGTCGTGCACTTCGGTGAACAGATGGTGCACCCACTTGAGCACGGCGATTTTCGTCGGCACGGGACTGTGTACCAAGTATTGGCGAAGCACCTCCATCACCGGGTTCAGATCGAGATAGCTAAGATTTTTCTGCTTATCCTCCTCGTTGGAAACCAACTCGAGCAGGTTTAGGTTGACGGCGTTCGCGCAGtctttgatgtttttcttcgcgtCGCTCTCAAAGGCTAGGCAGGGCAGGATGGCGGTGAAGATACCGCTAGCGAAGCTGAGTATTTCCCCACCGGACAGTTGCACAAACTCCTTGATCCACGAAATAGCGTAAAACTGGATCAGTGGGTTGCTCGACTGCGCCTGCACGATTAGCACGTTCGTCATCTTTGGAATATCAGCGGCAGCTGGATCAGCCTTGATGATCTTGAGAAACTGGGCCAGTAGTGTTTCGCACATGCGCTGAATTTCGGGCAGTGGGTCCTCCAGGATCTGGAACAGTCCGTGCAGTATCTCAGGCAGGTAGACCACCATGTTGATTTCCGGCACGGCGTTCAGCACCGAGATCCACGAAATGATAAACTGTCGTGCGAACGAACTCTTCACCATGATTCGCTCACGCACGAGCGGAATGAAGGCGTCCAGATCGAAGGTTTGGGACGATTCGTTGACAATATCCTTCAGCAACCGGTCCAGTATCTCGCTACCACTCTTGATGTTCTGGTCCGGGTCCGTCACTAGTCGGCTCAGTGCATTGAACAGACTCGGAAAGTAGGGTAGAACCGCACCGCGTGCCACCTTCACGACATTATACAGCGATTCGCTGGCAAAGAAACGCACCCGCATATCGCTGTCGATCAGGCAGTTCATGATCGGATTGATGATATCCTCTATGAACCTTTCCGTGTCTTTTCCGAGCGCGATGCTGGTGGCGGCTAGCGCTATCAGACCAccctttttcttgtttgaatCATTCGAGCGCACGAAGTCTTTGCTAAGGACATCGATTATGCGCTTCACCTGagccatgtttttctttgccttgAAGTCGGTAACCATTCTGCagtagaataaataaacagaaaaacatattgagGGCCAAATGAAGGACTATGTTGGGGTGTGAATGAGAAACGTTATCGTTGATACCCATAGATGGTATGCCAATTGAATCAATCATTACTTCTCTATTTCTAACGCTGCAACTTTCCGCTTGTCGTAGGTTTTGTCGCTAAGCGCCTTAACGCACGCTTCACTGATAGGAGCAAATGCATTTTCCATGTTTATCGCTGCAACTTCGTTTGATGACTAAACTGCGCTATCACTTTCAATCGGAgatagttttgtttatgttttatttctgaCAACCGTCTATTTGCTATACATACACACTTGCCATGTTGTCGTTGTAAAATTACACCCGAACGGCatataaaattcaaaacagtCGTTACGAAGATTATCAGCGTATCAATCAACAAGTATTACACATTTGAATATTCTGTTTAGTAAAGACCTGACCGTACACTGAATTAGTGATATTACATTTGAAACATAGTCAGTGAAATACgtaatatttacgtaattgcTCAATATTTAATTTCCTATTGGAAACGATATAATATGTTTAACAATAACTCagcaaaaaatatgtttaacaaAAGTAAGAAATCAAGTGAAAAGGAATAATAGTCATGGATGGGATAGCTGGATGAAATCTCTTCTTATTCAGGGAAATTGATCTAGAACATGCGATTGACTGAAAtggtttattaaaatatatgtATTGTTTTATATGTTTACATCTTATGTTTTATATGTTTatgtaaaatatataaacTATTAAATGATAGGCGTACAGCTTACGAAGAGCCGTATGATTTTAATGATCCCGTCAAACGCTTTTAGTGGGTGTTCATTCGGCGAACCCAGAAACGTGCTCTGAAATCATCGGAACAAGAGAGAAAAGCGGAATTTGTAGGAGAATGAACAATGTGACGAACTGCTCCGTTGTGTCCCAGGGACATCAAATGGCAGCGAGATGCATTTCGGGAGTTCCAAGCGCACA contains:
- the LOC131290355 gene encoding transmembrane protein 41 homolog yields the protein MASGTNGRVTVAPYGDNNNQQHKPAQVTQNGKSGKEANGLVAGAKSHPARDEDRSARQSLIILVAIFLTSLFAMLYVYAMFPELDESEKQYLKVPFDIDDAKQLGRVLDRYKDLYNLEVMFGIILVYIFLQTFAIPGSLFLSILSGFLYSFPVALTLVCFCSALGATLCYLLSQLVGRRLVKYYFPERAHHWAQQVDRHRDDLLSYMLFLRMTPFLPNWFINLVAPVIGVPLYPFALGTFLGVAPPSFIAIQAGKTLYKMTSSSDAFSWGSIAMLAAFSVVALVPVIFKRYFKTKID
- the LOC131290725 gene encoding protein VAC14 homolog isoform X2, with the translated sequence MENAFAPISEACVKALSDKTYDKRKVAALEIEKMVTDFKAKKNMAQVKRIIDVLSKDFVRSNDSNKKKGGLIALAATSIALGKDTERFIEDIINPIMNCLIDSDMRVRFFASESLYNVVKVARGAVLPYFPSLFNALSRLVTDPDQNIKSGSEILDRLLKDIVNESSQTFDLDAFIPLVRERIMVKSSFARQFIISWISVLNAVPEINMVVYLPEILHGLFQILEDPLPEIQRMCETLLAQFLKIIKADPAAADIPKMTNVLIVQAQSSNPLIQFYAISWIKEFVQLSGGEILSFASGIFTAILPCLAFESDAKKNIKDCANAVNLNLLELVSNEEDKQKNLSYLDLNPVMEVLRQYLVHSPVPTKIAVLKWVHHLFTEVHDEMSEHANKLFPVLLRDCLSDSSDEVVLQAIVVLAEIVNSATVKGNDFDQTQYRQFLVELLNLFSENNTFLEKRGTLIIRQLCRLLNAEYIYRTFAEILLEERINLKIASTMVRTLNMILLTTSDLFDLRNMLHDIRNEKSASLFECLYKCWAHCPVSTLSLCLLAQCYQHVSEIVTLFADIEITVDFLVEIDKMVQLIESPIFASLRLALISHSNDNANAQHLSRALYGILMLLPQTEAFHLLNNRLQCVPNYWGQPNKISSKSTNESQSKVKFDELFTYFKYVQDLHHQKRVEKRKKNQF
- the LOC131290725 gene encoding protein VAC14 homolog isoform X1 encodes the protein MENAFAPISEACVKALSDKTYDKRKVAALEIEKMVTDFKAKKNMAQVKRIIDVLSKDFVRSNDSNKKKGGLIALAATSIALGKDTERFIEDIINPIMNCLIDSDMRVRFFASESLYNVVKVARGAVLPYFPSLFNALSRLVTDPDQNIKSGSEILDRLLKDIVNESSQTFDLDAFIPLVRERIMVKSSFARQFIISWISVLNAVPEINMVVYLPEILHGLFQILEDPLPEIQRMCETLLAQFLKIIKADPAAADIPKMTNVLIVQAQSSNPLIQFYAISWIKEFVQLSGGEILSFASGIFTAILPCLAFESDAKKNIKDCANAVNLNLLELVSNEEDKQKNLSYLDLNPVMEVLRQYLVHSPVPTKIAVLKWVHHLFTEVHDEMSEHANKLFPVLLRDCLSDSSDEVVLQAIVVLAEIVNSATVKGNDFDQTQYRQFLVELLNLFSENNTFLEKRGTLIIRQLCRLLNAEYIYRTFAEILLEERINLKIASTMVRTLNMILLTTSDLFDLRNMLHDIRNEKSASLFECLYKCWAHCPVSTLSLCLLAQCYQHVSEIVTLFADIEITVDFLVEIDKMVQLIESPIFASLRLALISHSNDNANAQHLSRALYGILMLLPQTEAFHLLNNRLQCVPNYWGQPNKISKSTNESQSKVKFDELFTYFKYVQDLHHQKRVEKRKKNQF